The nucleotide window TACGAAATAGCAAAAGATGGTCTTTCTAGTGGGGTTAAGGATGATATGTGGGCATTCACTAGTCGTAATCCTAGTCTAGACTTAAGGGCTGCTGCCATGTTTGCGTCTGCAAGTCGAGCCTTAAAGGGATATAATGATGATCTTTCTAATCGAGCTTTGCAACAATCAAGGAGGCTTTTAAAGGAGTCCAAGGAATTACTTGCCAAAGAAACTGAGGAGGATCGAATAGGTTGGAGAAGCTTGGGGGATTTATCGACCAATTTGCAGTTATTTATTTCAACAGGTGAGCAACAATATGCTGACAAATATCTAGAACTATTGTGGCCAGCATTGGAACGCAATGTCAATTTTGTCATTTTAACATCCCTGCATGCCATACCTCATATGGACTCGTCATATAAAGAAAAGCTTCGTCCATACGTAATAAAATACAACGATTATATTACAGAATTAGAGAAGGATAATCCATACGGCGTTCCAATCGGATTAGGTAATTGGGCTGGAAGCGGAACCATTGTAAGCTTTGGCACAACCATATGTTTTGCAAATAAACATTTCCCTGAAATTATTGATGCAAGGCATGCTTTTAAAGCCACTAATTGGTTGTTCGGTTGCCATCCTTATCACAACTATTCTTTAGTTGCAACTTTAGGAGCGGTTCGTCCTAAGGAAGTTTTTTACGGAAATAATAGGGCCGATTTTTCTTTTATTCCCGGAAATGTGGCTCCTGGAATTTTATTTAGAAAACCAGATCATTTTGAAAATTATGATGATTGGCCATTTTTATGGGGACAAAACGAAGGCACTATAGGAGGGAATACCAATTATTTGATTTTTGGATCAGCCTTTAAGGACTTGATAAATGAATGATTTTTATTCCACGATTGGTTTCACTAATGAATTTGACGACCTTAAATGAGTTACCCTTGAATTAGGTAAAGGAAATTTTCAAAAAGGGCATCCAATTTATTATAAGTTTCACCTATAAAAATAATTTCCATGATTTAACTTTGAAAAATCGAAACCTTGATTAACCTTAGTTAAATCATGAAAAAACTTTCACTTTTTATATTGGGTCTGATTCTGTTTTTTAATTGCAAGAACCCTTCAAAAGAGCAGAGGACAATAGTCACTTCGGAACAGCAGGCCCCACAGGAAAAATTTCCAGATAAATTGGCAGGCTCAACAATTTATGAAGTTAACATAAGACAGTTTACTCCGGAGGGAACTTTCAAAGCATTTTCAGATCACTTACCAAGACTTTCTGATTTGGGAGTAGATGTTCTCTGGTTGATGCCTATTCATCCAATTAGCGAAACCAATAGGAAAGGCACTTTGGGCAGTTATTATGCACCCCAAGATTATACAGCAGTCAACCCGGAATTTGGCACCATGGAGGATTTTAAAGCATTATTGGATAAGGCACATGATATGGGGTTCTATATGATTCTAGATTGGGTCCCGAACCATACAGGTAGAGATCACCCTTGGATAAATGAACATCCCGAATATTACGTCCTAGATGAGAAGGGAGAAGTGACCTATGAGTCAATGAGCCCAACAGATGTGTGGTGGGACACTGCATTATTAGACAACTCTAATCCGGAAACTCGCAAAGCAATGATAAACGCGATGCAATTTTGGGTGGAATTAGGAGTCGATGGATTTAGGCTAGATCATGGTTGTGGGGATAAAATTCCGTTGTATTTATGGGAAGAAGCTAGAGCTCAATTAGATCCTTTAAGAGATCTTTTTTGGCTTGCTGAATGTGGTCATGAAACCTTTATTTTAGATGGAAGTTACGCAGACCAATACGAGGTGTTAATGAGGGAAGTTGTTTCAAAAGAAAAACCTGCAGATGCCT belongs to Aegicerativicinus sediminis and includes:
- a CDS encoding alpha-amylase family glycosyl hydrolase, which encodes MKKLSLFILGLILFFNCKNPSKEQRTIVTSEQQAPQEKFPDKLAGSTIYEVNIRQFTPEGTFKAFSDHLPRLSDLGVDVLWLMPIHPISETNRKGTLGSYYAPQDYTAVNPEFGTMEDFKALLDKAHDMGFYMILDWVPNHTGRDHPWINEHPEYYVLDEKGEVTYESMSPTDVWWDTALLDNSNPETRKAMINAMQFWVELGVDGFRLDHGCGDKIPLYLWEEARAQLDPLRDLFWLAECGHETFILDGSYADQYEVLMREVVSKEKPADALFNWIEEDMFKYGRTAYRMTYTTNHDLNSWVGTVFERFGEGHKTLATLVFTAYGFPLILSGQEVGLSKRIEFFEKDPIDWTDPNGLQTFYQSLVKLKKENPAIWAGDEGGFPISIEDNEHVIGFIREVEGNCVIGIFNLSDENQTININNKEVFGNYVDYFTTKEYLLGNEPLDLKPWEFLVFTQ